A genomic window from Clostridia bacterium includes:
- a CDS encoding DMT family transporter — MENNIASTKSILNTGQNCQLHNKRGALRPLFSRPEKPKPAAGCLTTTVVDTGFPYYNRYSLHSTATLTAEVIALPVERRHVLGHLAAVTCTLFWGMTFVSTKILLRDFTPLEILFSRFLMGYIALFIIYPHRLRTDNFKEESLLMAAGLTGVTIYFLLENIALTYTFASNAGVLVATAPLFTAVLAHFLLPGEKLRSRFVVGFIIAITGISFIAFNGSFVLKLNPLGDFLAISAAAVWALYSVLMRKISQFGYHTVAATRRVFLYGLLFMLPAFFFLEHHPDFSRFAKPVNLCNIVFLGLGASALCFALWNWAVGVLGAVKTSFYIYGNPVVTVIASAIILKENITSMACAGTILTLMGLYISEQKPKSELDTTGRHHIARPGSN, encoded by the coding sequence ATGGAAAATAATATCGCATCTACTAAAAGTATACTAAATACAGGGCAAAATTGCCAGCTCCATAATAAAAGGGGGGCGTTGCGCCCCCTCTTCTCGCGACCTGAAAAACCCAAACCAGCCGCCGGCTGCTTGACCACAACAGTTGTCGACACGGGTTTCCCGTACTATAATAGATACAGTCTTCACTCCACAGCAACTTTAACAGCGGAGGTCATAGCATTGCCTGTAGAACGTCGTCATGTACTGGGCCACCTGGCGGCCGTCACCTGTACCCTCTTCTGGGGCATGACTTTTGTCTCAACCAAAATTCTCTTGCGGGATTTCACTCCCCTGGAAATCCTCTTTTCCCGTTTCCTGATGGGCTATATAGCCCTTTTCATCATCTATCCCCACCGGCTGAGGACTGATAACTTCAAAGAAGAATCCCTGTTGATGGCCGCCGGCCTTACCGGGGTCACCATCTATTTCCTCCTGGAAAATATCGCGTTGACCTATACCTTTGCTTCCAATGCCGGGGTGCTGGTGGCTACCGCCCCATTGTTTACGGCGGTACTGGCTCACTTCCTGCTGCCAGGCGAGAAACTGCGCAGCCGGTTCGTGGTAGGCTTCATCATAGCCATCACCGGCATCTCCTTCATCGCCTTTAACGGCAGTTTTGTTTTAAAGCTCAATCCTTTGGGAGATTTCTTGGCCATTTCCGCCGCCGCCGTCTGGGCTTTGTACTCCGTCTTGATGCGTAAAATCAGCCAGTTCGGTTACCACACCGTGGCCGCCACGAGGCGGGTTTTCCTGTACGGCTTGCTGTTCATGCTGCCTGCTTTTTTCTTTTTGGAGCATCACCCGGACTTCAGCCGTTTCGCCAAACCGGTTAACCTGTGCAACATCGTATTCTTGGGCTTGGGGGCCTCCGCCCTCTGCTTTGCCCTGTGGAACTGGGCGGTAGGTGTGCTGGGCGCGGTTAAAACCAGTTTCTACATCTACGGCAATCCGGTGGTCACCGTCATCGCCTCCGCCATCATCTTAAAGGAGAACATCACTTCCATGGCTTGCGCCGGCACCATCCTGACGCTGATGGGACTGTATATTTCCGAGCAAAAGCCAAAAAGTGAACTGGATACAACCGGCCGGCACCACATAGCAAGACCGGGTAGTAATTAA
- a CDS encoding glycine--tRNA ligase subunit beta, with product MSQDLLFEIGTEEIPARFMEPALKQLKELAERELTEARLSYKEVATYGTPRRLCLYVTDLAETQADLVKEVKGPAKKAAFDADGNPTKAALGFAKSQGVDVGELVIKAVGNGEYVFATVKEVGRPAAEILPELLPGLVKQLYFPKPMRWADYEFRFARPIHWLVALRGSEVIPFSIAGVTSDRVTYGHRFLAPTKISLAHAQDYFAALERAYVIVDQAKRKELVRAQLAELAAREKGTVDWDEELLEEVTHLLEYPTSFAGSFAAEYLELPEEVVITPMKEHQRYFPLRGADGKLLAKFLAVRNGDDRYLDNVREGNEKVLAARLNDAHFFYQEDLKEPLENKVERLKSIVFQEKLGTVWEKVVRIQKLAVTLGQKLGWTPEVLAQVQRTAYLAKADLVTNMVYEFPELQGIMGGYYALKTEDQAVAQGIREHYQPRFSQDAVPAGQTGMAVSIADKMDTIAGCFLAGLIPTGSQDPYALRRQALGICRIMLAHRLPVSLKELAQAAIELYGERFAGEDAARALAAILDFFRQRLENIFQEEYGFSYDVVDAVLAVGADKPVDALQRAQSLVKFMERDTFDALSTAFTRAFNLAKNAGEAGVDAALLAEPAEQELYQSIQTVSRLVEKHLALEDYFSVLEVLATLREPIDRFFDQVMVMVEDEQVKRNRLALLQRVVKLARAVADFSRIAAK from the coding sequence ATGAGCCAAGACCTATTATTCGAGATCGGTACGGAAGAAATCCCGGCCAGGTTTATGGAGCCGGCTCTGAAACAATTAAAAGAACTGGCGGAAAGAGAATTGACGGAAGCCCGTTTGTCGTATAAGGAGGTGGCTACCTACGGGACTCCCAGGCGGCTTTGCCTCTATGTGACGGACCTGGCAGAGACTCAGGCGGACCTGGTGAAAGAAGTGAAAGGTCCCGCCAAGAAAGCGGCTTTTGACGCCGATGGCAATCCCACTAAAGCCGCTTTGGGCTTTGCCAAGAGCCAGGGAGTGGATGTGGGGGAACTGGTGATCAAGGCCGTGGGTAACGGTGAATATGTCTTTGCTACCGTGAAGGAAGTGGGCCGGCCGGCGGCGGAGATCCTGCCGGAACTGCTGCCGGGACTGGTAAAACAGCTCTATTTCCCCAAGCCCATGCGCTGGGCTGACTATGAATTTAGATTTGCCCGGCCCATTCACTGGTTGGTGGCTTTAAGGGGCAGTGAGGTGATTCCCTTCAGCATTGCCGGTGTGACCAGCGACCGGGTTACCTACGGCCACCGTTTCCTGGCTCCGACAAAGATCTCTTTGGCCCATGCTCAGGATTATTTTGCCGCTTTGGAAAGAGCTTATGTCATCGTCGACCAGGCCAAGCGAAAAGAGCTGGTGCGGGCGCAGCTGGCTGAACTGGCGGCTCGGGAAAAAGGCACCGTGGACTGGGATGAGGAGCTTTTGGAAGAGGTTACCCATCTCTTGGAATACCCCACGAGTTTCGCGGGGAGCTTTGCCGCGGAGTACCTGGAGCTGCCGGAAGAGGTGGTCATCACGCCCATGAAAGAACACCAGCGGTATTTCCCCCTTCGCGGTGCTGACGGGAAGCTCTTGGCCAAGTTCCTGGCGGTGCGAAACGGTGACGACCGGTACCTGGATAATGTGCGGGAAGGTAATGAAAAGGTACTGGCAGCTCGTTTGAATGATGCCCATTTCTTCTACCAGGAAGACCTAAAAGAGCCCTTGGAAAACAAAGTAGAACGGCTAAAGAGCATCGTCTTCCAGGAAAAGCTGGGTACCGTCTGGGAAAAAGTCGTCAGAATCCAGAAGCTGGCGGTAACCCTGGGCCAAAAACTGGGCTGGACCCCGGAGGTTCTGGCCCAGGTGCAGCGCACCGCTTACCTGGCCAAAGCAGACCTGGTGACCAACATGGTTTATGAATTCCCCGAACTGCAGGGTATCATGGGCGGCTATTATGCTCTCAAAACCGAGGACCAGGCAGTGGCCCAGGGCATTAGGGAGCATTACCAGCCCCGTTTTTCCCAGGATGCGGTACCGGCCGGCCAAACCGGGATGGCGGTGAGCATAGCTGATAAAATGGATACTATTGCCGGTTGTTTCCTGGCAGGGCTCATTCCCACCGGCTCCCAGGATCCTTACGCTTTAAGGCGGCAGGCACTGGGTATTTGCCGGATCATGCTCGCGCACCGGCTGCCGGTGTCCCTCAAGGAACTGGCCCAGGCCGCGATTGAGCTGTACGGGGAACGTTTTGCCGGCGAGGATGCCGCCAGAGCCCTGGCAGCTATCCTGGACTTCTTCCGGCAAAGATTGGAGAACATTTTCCAGGAAGAATACGGTTTCTCCTATGACGTGGTGGACGCGGTGCTGGCCGTGGGTGCCGACAAACCCGTGGATGCCCTGCAAAGAGCTCAAAGCCTGGTGAAGTTCATGGAGCGGGATACTTTTGACGCCCTCAGCACCGCCTTTACCAGGGCCTTCAATCTTGCGAAAAATGCCGGTGAAGCCGGTGTGGATGCTGCTTTGCTGGCCGAGCCGGCTGAGCAGGAGCTTTACCAAAGTATCCAAACGGTCAGCCGCTTGGTTGAAAAGCATTTAGCCCTGGAGGATTACTTCAGCGTCTTGGAAGTACTGGCTACCCTGCGGGAGCCCATTGACCGGTTCTTTGACCAGGTGATGGTGATGGTAGAAGATGAGCAAGTGAAAAGAAACCGCTTGGCTCTCTTGCAAAGGGTGGTGAAACTGGCGCGGGCGGTGGCGGATTTTTCGCGGATTGCGGCCAAATAG
- a CDS encoding multidrug effflux MFS transporter, protein MGSITAIGPLSIDMYLPALPGIAEHLSAGASFVQLSLTTFLLGLSLGQLFVGPLSDALGRRRPLLAGIVVYAVSSLLCALIPSIWALIVLRFIQGLAGSAGMVVARAVVRDLYSGTEMTRFISHLMLVNGVAPIVAPVIGAQLMLFLPWQGIFVTLALFGVALCLAIWVGLQETLPPARRSAAGIGRTWSTFKVLFRDKAFMGYGLVQGLISGALFAYISGSSFVIQNVFGASPQTYSLIFAMNSVGIVLATQVTGRLAGRIEERILFIAGISLAFCGAMFLLTAVLTGMGLYAVLIALFMVVSSVGIVNTTGFSLAMENQGAAAGSAAAVQGVLGFLFGGIAAPLVGLGGESTAVPLGIVIAGLCLGAVLCYLTLIRPEAVKARLGYERKQ, encoded by the coding sequence CTGGGGTCTATCACGGCCATCGGGCCCTTGTCGATTGATATGTACCTGCCTGCCCTGCCGGGGATAGCGGAGCACCTGTCCGCAGGTGCTTCCTTTGTGCAGTTGAGCCTGACCACTTTCTTGCTTGGTTTGTCCCTGGGGCAGTTGTTCGTGGGACCGTTGAGTGACGCTTTGGGACGCCGGCGTCCTTTGCTGGCTGGCATTGTCGTGTACGCCGTATCTTCCTTGCTGTGCGCTCTCATTCCTTCCATCTGGGCCTTAATTGTGCTGCGTTTCATCCAAGGCCTGGCGGGGTCCGCGGGTATGGTGGTGGCCCGGGCCGTAGTCAGGGACCTTTATTCCGGAACGGAGATGACCAGGTTCATTTCCCATTTGATGCTGGTCAACGGGGTGGCCCCCATCGTGGCCCCGGTCATCGGGGCCCAGCTGATGCTCTTTTTGCCCTGGCAGGGGATCTTTGTCACCCTGGCCTTGTTCGGCGTGGCATTGTGCCTGGCTATCTGGGTGGGACTGCAGGAAACCTTGCCGCCGGCCCGGCGTTCAGCGGCGGGGATTGGACGGACCTGGTCCACCTTCAAAGTGCTGTTTAGGGACAAGGCATTTATGGGGTATGGCCTGGTCCAGGGTTTAATCAGCGGTGCCTTGTTTGCGTACATTTCCGGTTCGTCCTTTGTCATTCAAAACGTTTTTGGGGCGTCACCCCAAACTTACAGCCTGATTTTCGCCATGAACAGCGTGGGGATCGTGCTGGCCACCCAGGTGACGGGACGGCTGGCGGGCAGGATTGAGGAGAGAATTCTTTTTATCGCCGGTATCAGTCTAGCCTTTTGCGGGGCCATGTTCCTCTTGACCGCTGTCCTGACGGGTATGGGATTGTACGCCGTCTTGATAGCATTGTTCATGGTAGTCTCCTCCGTGGGTATCGTGAACACCACCGGCTTTTCCCTGGCCATGGAAAACCAGGGGGCCGCAGCCGGCAGTGCGGCGGCGGTGCAGGGGGTGTTAGGATTCTTGTTCGGCGGGATTGCCGCTCCTCTTGTGGGTTTAGGAGGGGAGAGTACGGCTGTTCCCCTGGGCATAGTCATTGCCGGCCTGTGCCTGGGTGCGGTGTTGTGTTACTTGACCCTGATTCGCCCTGAAGCAGTTAAGGCCCGCTTGGGTTACGAAAGAAAGCAATGA
- a CDS encoding phosphoglycerate dehydrogenase, with protein MFKIHCLNAISPAGLNLLTPQYQLVEDFAAADAVLVRSAGMHELEFAPHLVAIARAGAGVNNIPLDRCAEQGIVVFNTPGANANGVKELVIGALILASRNIIDGVNWVQSLVEDPDLPKLVEKHKSQFSGIEIQGKKLGVVGLGAVGLLVANAAIKLGMEVYGYDPYISVEGAWKLSKHVIHARSLEEIFRECDFITLHTPLTGDTRGMLNKDAFAVMKDGVRILNFARAELVVDDDIMAALEQGKVSCYVTDFPNPRISPVKGVISIPHLGASTVESEENCAVMAVQQLMDYLENGNIKNSVNYPECDMGPCTHAGRIAINHRNIPNMLGQLTAILGQENYNIANLTNKSKGQWAYTMIDVDCPVSREMVAKISQIPGVARVRVIK; from the coding sequence GTGTTTAAGATCCATTGCCTCAACGCGATTTCGCCGGCAGGCCTGAACTTGTTGACGCCCCAATACCAGCTGGTGGAGGATTTTGCCGCCGCTGACGCGGTGCTGGTCCGCAGCGCCGGCATGCATGAACTGGAATTTGCGCCTCACCTGGTGGCCATCGCCCGGGCCGGTGCCGGCGTAAACAATATCCCCCTGGACCGGTGCGCGGAACAAGGAATCGTGGTGTTTAACACCCCCGGGGCGAATGCCAACGGGGTAAAAGAGCTGGTGATCGGAGCTTTGATCCTGGCGTCCCGGAATATTATTGATGGGGTCAACTGGGTGCAGTCCCTGGTGGAGGACCCGGACCTGCCCAAGCTGGTGGAAAAGCATAAGAGTCAGTTTTCCGGCATCGAAATCCAGGGCAAGAAATTGGGAGTGGTCGGCCTTGGTGCCGTGGGGCTTTTGGTGGCCAATGCGGCTATCAAATTAGGGATGGAAGTCTACGGGTACGACCCTTATATTTCCGTGGAGGGTGCCTGGAAGCTCTCCAAGCACGTGATCCATGCCAGGAGCCTGGAAGAGATTTTCCGGGAGTGTGACTTCATCACTTTGCATACACCCTTGACGGGCGATACCAGGGGAATGCTGAATAAAGACGCCTTCGCCGTCATGAAGGACGGTGTGCGCATTCTCAATTTCGCCCGGGCTGAATTAGTCGTAGATGATGATATCATGGCGGCCTTGGAGCAGGGCAAAGTGAGCTGCTATGTGACTGATTTCCCCAACCCCAGGATTTCACCGGTGAAAGGGGTCATTTCCATACCTCACCTGGGTGCTTCCACGGTGGAATCCGAAGAGAACTGCGCCGTCATGGCCGTGCAGCAGCTGATGGATTACTTGGAGAACGGGAATATTAAGAATTCGGTGAATTATCCCGAATGCGATATGGGACCCTGCACCCATGCCGGGCGGATTGCCATCAATCACCGGAACATCCCCAACATGCTGGGGCAATTGACTGCCATCCTGGGCCAGGAGAATTACAACATCGCCAATTTGACCAACAAGAGCAAAGGACAGTGGGCCTATACCATGATCGATGTGGATTGCCCCGTGAGCCGGGAGATGGTGGCCAAGATCAGCCAGATCCCGGGTGTGGCGCGGGTCCGGGTGATCAAGTAG